A genomic window from Bacteroidia bacterium includes:
- a CDS encoding Lrp/AsnC ligand binding domain-containing protein: MSEQYVLDDLDRSILLIMMKDASVAYTEIARILGVSGGTIHVRMNKMEQAGLIIGSKLVVSPEALGYDICAFLGIYLERGSAYKEALEQIRLIPEIIELHFTTGIYSMFAKLYCRDTKHLREVLNDKIQGIAGVQRTETFISLSEPIHRDLVLE, from the coding sequence ATGTCTGAACAATATGTTTTAGACGACTTAGATCGCTCTATTCTTTTGATAATGATGAAAGACGCATCAGTTGCTTATACCGAAATTGCTAGGATATTAGGGGTTTCTGGGGGCACTATTCATGTGCGTATGAACAAGATGGAACAAGCAGGTCTAATTATCGGGTCAAAGTTGGTCGTTTCTCCGGAAGCATTAGGCTATGATATATGCGCTTTTTTGGGAATCTACTTAGAACGCGGCTCTGCCTATAAAGAAGCCTTAGAGCAGATTCGGCTCATTCCGGAAATTATTGAGCTACACTTTACCACCGGGATTTACAGTATGTTTGCCAAACTTTATTGCAGAGATACGAAACATCTACGGGAGGTACTAAATGATAAAATACAAGGTATTGCTGGCGTTCAAAGAACCGAAACTTTTATTTCCCTAAGTGAACCAATCCACAGAGATTTAGTATTGGAGTAA
- a CDS encoding gliding motility-associated C-terminal domain-containing protein, translated as MSASSRVWLILGFLVMLSFNTMTAVASHLMGLDITYRCLGNGRIRIFVKVYRDCGGIGFSDPPDVVSDLVLQGIGGGCVMPTPMNPNWVKVVNPREVTPVCAGTVTECNGGSVKGVEEWWYRRDYDFTNANCAKYRVVTGTCCRNSSINTIVSPGGAGLYSPVTIINPNYCNNPPGDPANNSSPQFSTPPIPYICVNQLFTFNQGAVDIDGDSLVYRLGTCFDTQTQPIQYGGGYNPITHPINGTTTINSRTGDITMFSTVQHTAIICVYVDEYRNGTLIGSVMRDIQVTFISCGSNRIPNLTGINGNGQFIDTICAGVPYCINIPSVDSNNSLIKLTATSSIPGGVFTADTGYTASPTATFCWTPNLADARPSLWTLTVEARDNYCPLNGINQYSFSFLVTGGFTPNDTTTAACNVVTFDANPVGTNPAATYTYSWSGPSGLSSNPARNQKTFSHTYPGSGSYRYYLTITDNAGCSVTDSGFAVVAPPPNANAGNDITICPNGSGQLGHPPVPGYTYTWSPATGLSSTAVANPTVSLANPGTSPITRSYILVVFDGNCTFNDTVVVTVNNRKQSTITGDSVVCFGDTAMITANAGLRYLWSTGDSTRTIRVAPSATSSFSVTVTDSAGCVGLPATKSVSVIPKAITNIVGNLSICTGDSTVLTASGGTSYIWQPGGITSASITVSPTANTVYTATASNGTCTGVPQSVTVSVKPLPNATFTTSTAFTGIGDTILITYTGAEDTSIAIPLWNFGNATIVSGSGWGPYIISYPDSGLKTIWLTVNLNACLSSFNSNVGIVAPPIADAGPDLSFCSNRPGVMLQGSAIGSTGCSLVYQWLPTTGLSDPTSPNPIANPSVTTKYYLQVSCGRFVSNMDSVIVYVNAPPTAIVTQSFVNMCFGLGGVALPGGYSGGSGAVSYRWSPANGLSSAFIPNPIANPTVTTDYYLTVTDSFGCSSDSAKVTVNVHQVPVANAGPDQYICSGTGQGVFLQGSVSGGFGSYEYLWLPSAGIDSTSQTPFVRPDTTTIYTLVVKSNFSGCMSDRTTLDTLATVTVHVVPGAIANAGQDTSICEGGSVQIGDLPVGGGPTYAYEWTPTIGLSSSTVMRPFASPAFTTTYFMTVITNGCRSIADSVTVTVNPRPTINAGATVSICPKDSVQLNPTVTVPGIPGASVTYRWVPGYGLSDSTILNPKASPSVTTTYQLFAAYKGCESVGSSILVQVLEAPLVDADTTNSPFGLSMCQYSGFVVLPAKITSSVQPVSFYWTPSTGLSNPNALNPIARPNESTVYTLVATLGSCTVSDTVIVAVIPSIDANITASATTICRGESVTMSTPAGIGGEIFTWSPAEGLNTTIAREVIATPMFPTLYTVVAQIGECADTSTIFIDVQPRPKAKFVNTYDDGCRGLSVSFIDQSIEGENLFWDFGDGTPIVNSRNPIHVFQTAGTYQVTLIAQAIGGCRDTFKSESLVIIGQDLDAYFVSTPELPFEAYLPGINIAFRDSTHGSVHWLWNFGDGLKAEGREVAHTYEYPGEYMVTLYTMSIEGCTDTITRGPYIVKAPEFTIPNVFTPNGDGINDVFYVSYEGKESFEMLIFDRWGNRMYTTTTSGKAGGWYGNINTGSQKAPEGTYYYVVKIGDKVYKESLTLLR; from the coding sequence ATGAGTGCTTCAAGTAGAGTTTGGCTTATTTTAGGCTTTTTAGTGATGCTATCGTTCAATACGATGACAGCGGTGGCCTCACACTTGATGGGACTGGATATTACCTATCGTTGCTTAGGCAACGGACGTATCCGGATTTTTGTAAAAGTATATCGAGATTGTGGCGGTATCGGTTTTTCTGACCCTCCGGACGTAGTAAGCGATCTTGTGTTGCAAGGTATCGGGGGTGGGTGCGTTATGCCTACACCGATGAACCCGAATTGGGTAAAAGTGGTAAACCCCAGAGAAGTAACCCCAGTATGTGCCGGCACAGTAACAGAATGTAATGGCGGCAGTGTAAAAGGAGTAGAAGAATGGTGGTATCGCCGAGATTATGACTTTACAAATGCAAATTGCGCTAAATACCGAGTAGTTACAGGAACTTGCTGCCGAAACTCATCCATAAACACAATCGTAAGCCCGGGAGGTGCAGGTCTATATTCCCCGGTTACTATTATTAATCCAAATTATTGCAATAACCCTCCGGGAGATCCAGCAAACAACTCATCCCCCCAATTTTCAACCCCCCCAATCCCTTATATTTGTGTTAATCAGTTATTTACATTTAACCAAGGAGCAGTAGATATTGATGGAGATTCTTTAGTTTATCGTTTAGGTACTTGTTTTGATACTCAAACTCAGCCTATTCAATACGGAGGCGGCTACAATCCGATTACACACCCTATTAATGGAACTACAACTATAAACTCCAGAACGGGCGATATTACGATGTTTTCTACGGTCCAGCATACCGCCATTATCTGTGTGTATGTAGATGAATATCGAAATGGTACTTTAATTGGTTCTGTTATGCGTGATATTCAGGTTACATTCATATCTTGTGGATCAAACCGCATTCCAAATTTAACGGGTATTAATGGAAACGGCCAATTTATAGATACCATTTGTGCCGGAGTTCCATATTGTATCAATATTCCTTCGGTTGATTCTAATAATAGTTTAATAAAATTAACCGCTACATCATCTATTCCGGGTGGCGTTTTTACCGCTGACACGGGTTATACCGCTAGTCCGACGGCAACATTTTGCTGGACACCCAATTTGGCAGATGCTCGCCCCAGTTTGTGGACTCTTACGGTAGAAGCAAGAGATAATTACTGTCCCTTAAATGGCATAAATCAATATTCATTTAGCTTTTTGGTTACTGGAGGCTTTACCCCGAATGATACAACTACTGCAGCTTGTAATGTAGTTACTTTTGATGCAAATCCGGTAGGCACAAATCCTGCTGCTACTTATACATACAGTTGGTCAGGGCCTTCGGGGTTATCTTCAAATCCTGCCCGAAATCAAAAGACATTTTCACATACATATCCCGGTTCAGGGAGCTATCGTTATTATCTTACTATTACAGATAATGCAGGATGTTCTGTAACGGATAGTGGTTTTGCAGTTGTAGCGCCTCCTCCTAATGCAAATGCAGGTAACGATATTACGATTTGTCCAAATGGTTCTGGGCAATTAGGTCATCCACCAGTACCCGGATATACCTACACATGGTCTCCGGCAACTGGACTTAGCAGTACGGCTGTTGCTAACCCAACTGTTTCTTTGGCTAATCCCGGCACGAGCCCAATTACACGATCTTATATCTTAGTTGTATTTGATGGAAATTGTACCTTTAATGATACAGTGGTTGTTACCGTGAACAATCGTAAACAAAGCACGATAACCGGAGATTCTGTTGTTTGCTTTGGTGATACAGCAATGATAACGGCAAATGCTGGGCTACGCTACTTATGGAGCACCGGAGACAGTACCCGAACAATCCGAGTTGCACCTTCAGCAACAAGCAGTTTTTCTGTTACAGTTACAGATTCAGCAGGTTGCGTAGGGCTACCCGCCACTAAATCTGTATCAGTTATTCCCAAAGCTATTACGAACATTGTTGGCAATTTGTCAATTTGTACTGGAGATTCTACGGTCTTAACTGCCTCAGGTGGAACATCATATATATGGCAGCCGGGAGGCATAACCTCGGCAAGTATTACCGTAAGCCCAACGGCAAATACAGTTTATACGGCTACTGCTTCAAATGGTACTTGTACCGGTGTACCTCAATCTGTAACCGTTTCGGTTAAGCCTCTTCCGAATGCAACGTTTACTACCTCAACAGCCTTTACGGGTATTGGGGATACAATACTAATAACCTACACAGGTGCCGAAGACACCTCAATTGCTATCCCGTTGTGGAACTTTGGGAATGCAACAATAGTAAGTGGTTCTGGATGGGGGCCTTATATTATCAGCTATCCGGATAGCGGCTTAAAGACAATTTGGCTTACGGTTAATTTGAATGCTTGTTTGTCTTCCTTCAATTCTAATGTAGGAATCGTTGCACCTCCTATTGCCGATGCCGGGCCTGATTTATCATTTTGCTCTAACCGTCCGGGCGTTATGCTGCAGGGTTCTGCAATAGGCAGTACCGGATGCTCACTTGTGTATCAATGGCTTCCTACTACCGGTTTATCAGATCCTACTTCGCCAAATCCAATAGCTAACCCTTCTGTTACTACAAAATACTATTTGCAAGTTTCTTGTGGGCGTTTTGTAAGTAACATGGATTCTGTTATTGTTTATGTTAATGCTCCTCCTACGGCCATTGTAACACAAAGTTTTGTAAATATGTGTTTTGGTTTGGGTGGGGTAGCTTTACCCGGTGGATATAGCGGGGGTAGCGGGGCAGTTTCATATCGCTGGTCGCCGGCAAATGGCCTTAGCAGTGCCTTTATCCCAAATCCAATAGCTAACCCTACCGTAACAACGGATTATTATCTTACTGTAACAGATTCATTTGGCTGTAGTTCTGATTCTGCAAAAGTTACTGTAAACGTACACCAAGTTCCGGTGGCTAATGCCGGCCCAGACCAATATATTTGTTCCGGTACGGGGCAAGGTGTATTCCTGCAAGGAAGTGTTTCCGGTGGTTTTGGAAGCTATGAATATCTGTGGTTACCATCTGCCGGTATTGACAGCACTTCTCAAACACCGTTTGTGCGCCCAGATACAACAACAATTTATACATTGGTTGTAAAATCAAACTTTTCCGGCTGCATGAGCGATAGAACAACCTTAGACACACTGGCAACCGTTACGGTTCATGTAGTACCCGGAGCTATTGCCAATGCAGGGCAAGACACCTCTATTTGTGAAGGTGGAAGCGTTCAAATTGGTGATTTACCAGTTGGAGGCGGCCCTACTTATGCTTATGAATGGACACCAACTATAGGACTTAGCTCCAGCACAGTAATGAGGCCGTTTGCCTCACCTGCTTTCACTACGACGTATTTTATGACGGTCATTACCAATGGTTGCCGAAGTATAGCAGATTCTGTTACTGTTACAGTAAATCCACGTCCAACAATTAATGCGGGTGCTACAGTTTCTATTTGCCCGAAAGATAGCGTACAGCTAAATCCGACTGTAACAGTACCCGGTATTCCCGGCGCATCAGTAACATATCGTTGGGTTCCGGGATATGGGCTTTCGGATTCTACGATTCTCAACCCTAAAGCTTCGCCAAGCGTAACTACTACATATCAGCTTTTTGCCGCTTACAAAGGATGTGAGTCTGTCGGCAGCAGCATTTTAGTACAAGTATTAGAAGCTCCGTTAGTAGATGCAGACACCACAAACTCACCATTTGGACTATCAATGTGCCAATATTCCGGCTTTGTAGTCTTGCCGGCTAAAATCACATCTTCTGTGCAGCCCGTTTCTTTTTATTGGACACCGAGTACAGGGCTAAGCAATCCCAATGCTCTCAATCCAATCGCCCGTCCGAATGAAAGTACAGTTTATACATTGGTAGCAACATTGGGGAGTTGTACGGTTTCTGATACAGTGATAGTAGCGGTAATACCCTCCATAGATGCGAACATAACTGCTTCGGCAACAACAATTTGCAGAGGTGAATCAGTAACGATGTCCACGCCGGCAGGTATAGGCGGAGAGATATTTACTTGGTCGCCGGCGGAAGGGTTAAACACTACTATCGCCCGTGAAGTAATTGCAACACCAATGTTCCCAACACTTTATACAGTAGTTGCCCAAATTGGAGAATGTGCAGACACAAGTACTATTTTCATTGACGTACAGCCACGCCCTAAAGCTAAATTCGTGAATACCTACGATGACGGCTGCCGCGGACTTTCTGTTTCATTCATAGATCAAAGCATTGAAGGTGAAAATCTATTTTGGGATTTTGGAGACGGAACCCCGATTGTTAATTCAAGGAACCCTATTCACGTATTTCAAACAGCCGGCACCTATCAAGTTACATTAATCGCACAAGCCATAGGCGGTTGTAGAGATACCTTTAAGAGCGAATCGTTGGTCATCATTGGCCAAGATCTTGATGCCTACTTTGTTTCTACTCCGGAACTTCCTTTTGAGGCTTATCTGCCAGGTATTAATATTGCTTTCCGCGATTCTACTCACGGAAGCGTGCATTGGCTTTGGAACTTTGGGGACGGCTTAAAAGCCGAAGGCAGGGAAGTAGCTCATACCTATGAGTATCCGGGAGAATATATGGTAACACTTTACACCATGAGCATCGAAGGCTGTACAGACACCATTACCCGTGGCCCCTATATCGTTAAAGCACCAGAATTTACAATACCTAACGTATTCACGCCAAATGGAGACGGTATTAATGACGTTTTCTATGTTAGTTATGAAGGAAAAGAATCTTTCGAAATGCTGATATTTGACCGATGGGGAAATCGGATGTACACAACAACAACCTCCGGAAAAGCAGGTGGCTGGTATGGAAATATCAACACCGGCAGCCAAAAAGCCCCAGAGGGAACATATTATTACGTCGTTAAAATAGGAGACAAGGTTTACAAAGAATCACTTACTTTACTGCGATAA